The genomic DNA TCTAACATGAAAAGAAGAATATTAAATATCATATATGTGAGATCATTCATATTCTTAATGTCTTGATATTTGAGTAGAAATATggtgtcaaaatcaattatataattGCTCATAACCCCAATGTATTGATCGCATAGTGTTTTATACTTCTCTCATGATGCAACACTAAAAAGGTCATATAACTAACAATTCATGATAGTAGAGGGAAAAAAGATTTCAGGTTTGAAAATAAGAGTTGTTATTTTGACACAATCTTGACACCAAATTGTAATATTCATGAACCATGCACAGAACATGATTGATCACATATTTGAACATTGCTAACCATCCAAATTGATGTCGAAATTTGATATTAAATTTGTGTGTCATAATGTCATTTCATGAAAAATTAATAGGTAATTGGCAAATATTTAACGAAATTCTTTCACCTTTTCTTAAGTCATTAGTAAAACTCATCGCTATCAATTCACATTTTTCATGTTATTGTGGCAGCATGATGTAAAACCTTTTTTCTTACTTTTCCCCTATACTGATGAGTTCTTTTGAATTGTAGGGCAAATTGTGCAGATATAATGGATTATTTCTTGAAAAGATGCTTTTACCATTCTGGTTTGTACAACTCTGAGGAAGACTTTCTAGATTTGGATTCCAAGTTAAAAGAGAAAGAGGTAATGCtcgaggaaaaaaaaaacatatttgatcttttatgctatttgatccacaaatttgacataaatgataaaaaaaactgagATAACACTAAACAATAATTGCTTTCTCAAAATAGTCCCTGTATgtaatattctttcaaaaagtgCTGGACCATGTAGATCTTTTAGCATAAGGTGAAAAAGGCTCTAGAGCatatgataatatgtaaatCAAAACTGGCTGTTACAAAAGCATTCTATTATCAACAGAAAAAGTAGGTGTATGCCCGAGCATTGGTCTTGATACATATTTTGTGAATGGCTCATGGCAGGGTGagtacatattttgtttttggtgggtATGGTCCTAATAAGTGGACAAGTTGCTCGAGCAGGGTGAGTACGGTTCAGGGGTAACTTGATTAATAGAAAGGTATTGCAACTGCTCTGCAGTTGGAGATGTTGGCACAATTGACCGAACTACATGATCAAATATCATGTGCTCTCTCATTggttttttttgtataatttactttttgttgagaTAACTAGAGTTAGTGTTGAGATAATTAGAGTTAGTTAAGGCAGTTAGAGTTGGTTAAATGTTAGTTAGAACTATAGTTAGTAACACATGTGGTTAAGTGTAATCGAGGTCTATAAAAGACCATCCATGTACTCATTACTCTTAATCTTTTTCAATATAGGGTTTTCCCTATGTTTCTTACTATCAATCATACTTCTCCTATGAAGCTAATCTACATCTATTCGATCCTATTATTCTAATACTTTCTAACCAACATTGCTGTTCTAAAAGTTTCAGTTGACAATGGTCTCTTATAGGGTGGAAGACTTTCAAACAGGTTGTTTTATTTGTCAATACCTCCAAACATATTTGTGGATGTGGTGAGATGTGCTAGCCTCaaagcttcttcaaaaaatggCTGGACAAGGGTAATTGTCGAAAAGCCGTTTGGTCGTGATTCTGAATCCTCTAGTGAGCTAACAAGAAGGTTGAAGCAATACCTCACTGAAGACCAAATATTcaggtttattttttattttttattttttattttatgttttcttcacAACAAGCTAGAGAAGAAAGTTTGAAATTATTGAAACTCGTTTACTATCTAGGATTTGACCATTACTTGGGTAAGGAGCTTGTGGAGAATCTCTCCGTGCTTCGTTTTTCAAATCTTGTTTTTGAGCCTCTATGGTCCCGGAATTACATTCGTAATGTGCAGCTAATATTTTCTGAAGATTTTGGAACAGAAGCAAGAGGAGGGTGAGTCATATTTTCTTAGATCTTTCTTTATGATATTAAAGAAAAGTGGTAATTCACAAACTAATCAAAatgatttctttcttttattagttattttgatAACTACGGAATCATTCGTGATATAATGCAAAATCACCTTGTACAAATACTAGCATTGTTTGCAATAGAGCCACCTGTCAGCTTGGATGCCGAGGACATCAGAAATGAGAAGGTATATCTCTTCCGGCTATCAGTTGTGTTATGATCGATATTATCGGGCTACCTGTAATTATCCACTCTTCAGATGTCCAATCTTGGACATGATGGGATGTATTGAGATTTCATATCGACTAGAGCTATGACCGAATTagagtctgtttggattgacttatgtTAGCTTATCTATTGTCATAAATACATGTGAGTCTGTttggaagagcttatgaaaacagtgtacatgttcataagttgtttttagcttACTCTCATGACCTCTCCAGGATAGCTTATAAAGCATTTTTATGGCTTATATGAgaatagtttgactttattttatcttttgttatagaaatagcttatacataagcacttatatgatagaCGTTTATGCTATAAgtacttaattaagttgtttatccacaCAGAGACTTAGTCCTTAATTAAGCTTTGCTTCTAGGGTTGAAGTAGGTctaacaaaattttcaaaatatagtgTACCTTACCcaggatattttattttttaattggtcCTTGTAAATGTCGTTTAATCTTAACAAATCATCATGGACTGGATTGCTGAAAAtagttttaagttttaactCAGGTGAAGGTTCTGAGATCAATGAGACCAATACAGCTTGAAGATGTTGTAGTTGGTCAATATAAGGGCCACAGTAAGGGTGGTAGATCATATCCTGCTTATATAGACGACTCAACTGTTCCAATGGGTAGTCTTACTCCAACATTTGCTGCAGCAGCTCTGTTTATTGGCAATGCCAGATGGGACGGAGTTCCTTTTCTCATGAAAGCTGGCAAGGCCCTTCATACTAAACGGTATGGAACATTTAGTCTTTGTTTAGAAAAACTGCGACTTTTGAATTAGCTTTGCATTCTTTGGAATCATGAATTAAAAAACACTCCACACACAAAAATGTATCAGTGCAGAAATCAGAGTACAAACATGTCCCAGGTAACTTGTACAAACGGAACTTTGGAACTGATTTGGACAAAGCTACAAATGAGGTTGTGCTTCGTGTACAACCTGATGAAGCTATATATTTGAagatcaataacaaagttccTGGTCTGGGAATGAGATTAGACAGAAGTGACCTCAATTTGCTTTACAGATCAAGGTATTAAGATCTTCTAGATATATTCTTCATGGAATTGGCTAATTAATCTAAATTCAAATGTGAAAGTTAACACAGTAGTCTTGTTAATTCAGTGGAAgcaaggaatttttttttcttcattataatGTATGTATGCTAGAAAATACTATATGCAAATGATGTTACACTTACTGCAATATGGAGTGATAGTTTTCCATAAAAGTCACTGTGTTGACCCTAGTTAATCTCTTTGTCTTTGTTGTTTTGACATTTTACTCTTCATAATTATAATTGAAcataaaataacatgttttgGTGACTTTCAATTTCTGTGAAGGTATGCAAGAGAAATACCAGATGCATATGAGAGGTTACTCTTAGATGCTATTGAAGGCGAACGAAGACTGTTTATCAGAAGTGATGAACTTGATGCAGCTTGGGCACTATTCACTCCATTgctaaaagaaattgaaaacaaGAAGATTGCTCCAGAGCTTTATCCTTATGGTAGCAGAGGACCGGTTGGAGCATACTACCTTGCTGCAAAGCACAATGTAAGATGGGGAGATCTTGGTGGCGCTGACTGATAAATAATTGAGCCGGCTTATGATTATAAGCATATACATTATCAATTTCGTATTTAGTCTTATAGGATAGttttgtgtttctctctatTCATTGTAAGAAGAAAATTTCGTGTAGAATAATAGCATACATTATTATGTTCTATGTCTTGCACTTGTTGTGCTTTGAGTTTGAGGGCATCTAGTTGATTTAGAATTTTGACAAAATCATCTATACCTATATTTAAAGAGGATGCCAACTTTTTGTATAtcaatttttcttctaatttaaactttttcaaGTGAAGTAATAATGAATAACAAGTGAAGTAAATGAAGCAGCATATGTACAGCTCAATCTCAAAATATGTTTCTTTTGTGGCTAATTCAATGTAACATTCTTAACAGTGAATCCTTTAATTAACAgcttcaaaaatcatacaacaCACAGGCAAGCAAAGCAGCCTAACAAGTCAAATTGTTTGTCTCATTTTCGGAACTAGCAATGACTTATTtctctctgtcaaaaccttgtggcAACAAACGCTTAGCTTCTATCTCACTACACAACATCAATGCATATTGTTTTCTCCCACACCTGCAAAGTCTACTTCAAACCTCAGATAAAATCCACAGGCACGCGAGTAAAATGTCAAATTATCGAAGTCTTTGATTAATTCTAACACCTCCACGACATTCATGGACCTCAACAGACTTGAGAAAGAGTCCTTAACGTTGATttacaaaacaatatttaaaaacaaaaatttctaaaacatcATAAGGTGGTGGCGTAGGGTTGACAAACAAAGTGTTCCTTGGCGAATTTGGGATTAGATTAGAGATTTCCATGACTGTATCCGGAAGAGGCAACGGGACAGAGAGATCTAGAGAGGAGGCCGCAGGAGAAAATTCACCGCTGACGGTGGCGGTCGAGTCAACGACGACTAGGGATGAGAGGAGAAATACGATTGTGGAGACGCTCTACCCCTGCCATGCATTCCTTTGCATCCttctgatgagtcaataattagtcgttttagtataatatttagtttcgttttagtAATGAATTGTTTGCACATGAAACATTATTGAATTACATTAGGATGGAGGTTTTGTTAGTTCAAAGCTACAAATTTGAGAATATCAACTACGTTCTATATAGTTGAATGTATAGTGTATAATTCTGTGATTTTTATTGGTGACTACGTACTTAAATAAGAACATAATACTCTATACTAGAGATtaagattgaagaagaaatcATTGTTTTGTTGCATTCATATGTATATTTAAACTAATGAagtttcaaaattataatttacgTTAGTGGGTTATTTGTAGTGTGTAGCTTATGTTGGCTATTGAAGAGAATTGTATTGTAGAACTAATGTATGCATGTTTATTATTGTGGACCTGCTTGTGTTGTTGGCTATAAGAGAACTGTATTGAAGGACTAATTTATGCATGCTTATTATTGTCGACCTGCTTAGTTGATATTTAGCATGCACAGATCACAAATTTATGCACCATGCACAAGTTGTTTTATTTGGATTCCAGTTATGTATTATCACCATGAATCCCATCTTTTTTCTTCcccttaaattaaaaaattgatcatcataataaatttgttaaatttCTTTCCCTTTCCTGAAGTTTGAAGATTTGTCACACTTTGTTCTGTAGATCTGGATTTATGAACCCATGTTGGTTAATTTCTGCAATTTTTAATCTGAAGAGTATgcatataaaatcataaatcaaaaatttcttctactCAATAGCATCATCATCCACTTGGTAAGTATAATCGTTCTTTTTTATTGCATAAAAATATCATTGCTAACCAtaaaatttcctaaaaaaaaaaactcagtaaAATATCAAACCGGATGtcgataatttttttctcttttttgtttttgtttgaaaaggAACAATACTACACCAACGCTCATTTGAGATAGGAATAACAACGTAATGTATGAAAGGAAAAGGTTGAAAAAGTTTGATGTAACTTGTAAATATGGTATGTCAACTGTGATTAAATATCTAACATGAAAAGAAGAATATTAAATATCATATATGTGAGATCATTCATATACTTAATGTCTTGATATTTGAGTAGAAATATggtgtcaaaatcaattatataattGCTCATAACCCCAATGTATTGATCCCATAGTGTTTTATACTTCTCTCATGATGCAACACTAACTTTGTGCAACTCCATATatgtttatgagttttttttttccaccctCTAAATCTagttcaaattttgaaatatgaattGTTAGTGTTGGAggtttttttaatatgtttttttacaattatattCAGATATTATCCAAATGTTGTAAGGCGCGCGAGAAGCCCGGATGGTGGGAAAAGAAAATCTCCATCTTTTTGGGTGTTGAGAGTGACGCCTCATTGAACTCTTAAATTATAATGgtaaatttttgaagtgttaTTCCTCGAACTCGAATTCCTTCCTTCTTTGTAGTCCCTTTTTAAGAAAACATACAATTATTTACGTTTAATGCAAAGATTGgacgacaattttttttataaagattaaCTCTCCAACCATTTGAGTGCAGGGAATTCAAATCCTTTATTTCACTACTAAAATGACCCAACCACTGTATCCGGAAGAGGCAACGAGACAGAGAGATCTAGAGAGGAGGCCGTATGAGAAAATTCACCGCTGACGGTGGCGGTCGAGTCGACGACGACCAGGGATGAGAGGAGAAATACGACTGTGGAGACACTCTACCCCTGCCATGCATTCCTTTGCGTCCttctgatgagtcaataattagtcgttttagtataatatttagtttcgttttagtAATGAAACATTATTGAATTACATTAGGATGGAGGTTTTGTTAGTTCAAAGCTACAAATTTGAGAATATCAACTACGTTCTATATAGTTGAATGTATAGTGTACAATTCTATGATTTTTATTGGTGACTACGTACTTAAATAAGAACATAATACTCTATACTAGAGATTTAGATTGAAGAAGAAATCATTGTTTTGTTGCATTCATATGTATATTTAAACAAATGAAgtttcaaaattacaattttttataacttaGCCTTAAAAACCTTGATAAACATTTATCTCTTTTAATTTCAGGTCACAGCGGTAATTAATTACCACCAGTTTTATGCAGCGGTATTTAACTACGGCTAGAGGtatttcaataattttcatGTGTGTTTAGAAAAGAATTGATGTGAGAAAAGTAATTTTCCTTGGCAATAGCAGTTACATGGGCCAATGAAGCATATATCCGGAATTTGGCTGGGCCGGGTGACCAACCGgttttgttatatttatttagaTACTCGCTGATCGCGTTTTCAGAGTTCATTTTCTATCCCTTCCCTTGTTTTTCACAGTCCTCTCGTCTTGCTTTTGCTTGCtggtatttatttttattcttttgcaaTTCTACTTCATTCATAGCTTTTCATCATTCTCTTCTGTtcatttcaattcaattgttgcttcttttttataaattatattattcgAATctgttctatattttttttgggggtATTATTAGGGTTTAAAACCTTAAATTAGGCTGTCAGAAATTTTCATGAAATTAAAACCCTCAATCAcactatattattattttaattgttctgGATATTATCTGCCATCTCTCCTTTgttattctctcttctctatgaAACCCAATGtttattaacatttatatatagCTTTTTAAGAGTTTTGTTCTTTGATATCAGTTGTGCTCTTTGTTGAAATTTAAACCAACCTTGCCAGCAGCAATGGTCCTCACCATCCCTTTCGCAGAAGGATTCAGATTCGGTAAACTCAAATGATctctttttgcatttttatgtattttttgatTCTTGGTTGTCTTTGTTTAATATTGGGAAACTGATTTGAAACCACGGTGCTTTGGGTTAGTGGCACCGGTGAACTGACATTGTATTTGTTTTAAGTGATTCTCTTTTGCATATCTTCGAGATGAATTACTTATGgtaatttaattcaaagtatAATATTGGGAAACTGAATTCAAAGTATATTTGCAGATAATAGGCGTTGTATTTGTCCTAATAGGCCGGGCGTTGATGACATACCTACTTCGGCAAGTTTTTCTTGACGACTCTAGCAAGATTATGGGCCCTTTGAAATTCTTTTGATACACGCTTAGTTTCTATgtgcatatttgatttatttaattaatgtatcAATCTCTAAACATGCAGGTTATGGTGGACCCGGTCAAGAAAAAGTTATGGTTTGCTTTCTATAATGCCTTTGAAAAGATCTGGTGGGCTCAAGACGAGGTTAAGGCTTTAGATGAGTTGAAGGTTGCTGCTGTGGCTGCCTTTCAAGAGGCTCAAAATGCTCTAGACAAGGCTTTAGCTTCAGAGAAGAAGGAAGAGTTGGAGGCTGTTAGGGCTATGCCTACTGATATGGTCCCAGGAGCTGttgaaagaagaaggaaaaagaatgggatgaggaaaagaaagagagagaagagggaagAGGTGGAGGCTGATAGGGCTGTGGCTGCTGATACCGGCTCAAGTGATGATGAAAGAAGAGGGAAAAAGAATGAGATGactgagagaaagagaaaaaagctCAGTTATTAATGTTGGAGCAGTTACTGAAGTACTCAATTATAGGTTTGAAATTTATGTGTTAGTGAGTTATTTATGTGTTCGTGTGTGGCTTATGTTGTTGGCTAAAAGAGAATCGTATTGTAGAAGGACTAATTTATGCATGTTTGTTATTGTGTACCTGCTTATGTTGTTAGCTAGAAAAGAATTGTTGTATTGTAGAAGGGATAATGCAACACCCcatttcccaaaatcaatttaattaataataatacatcaataatcagagtaatcataacAGGCATGctacatttcttcatttaaaatttactaaatagagagtatataaaaatctatttaatcaaacgtcgttcataaaattgtcattaaactcgcagcggattGTTTGCAACATCATTCAGTCTACAATAATTATTCTTGGCATAAagccatttcaacataaaagtcGATCaccaaagggctacatcagtaatgtttcaaaattgatacataggaaagaattcaagcaataaaatctcatcccacgtatcagagccctagacactgtgagccaccacctactacttaagatcacctgcaagttacccattggaaaggcaacgttttcaagcagaaggggtgagattctcaaacaataatgataatatataataacataaataaatctaacaccctatcatcataatcattcagcAGTCATAATATAGCATCAGTAACAACTTCATCATCCAACAATAATGGCAACAGTAACAATGATTCATGCGACCACTTGACTTCActtctaagactcatgcaagacatgacaactctactaagactcctcaacaatgaaactatgcatgtggtaccataacagagccgaagctctcatctttatagaatggttaaagcattcttttatcaggacatgagtcctcatcataacatcgttttgaacacatagtgttccatcattttgaacgacaaggcgttccaggaccgaagtcctcatcataacatcatttttatgcttatgcaactgactcctctagtgtatatctacatacaactcaacgactaatgcatatgtactcatatgactcaccactcctcAATGCAACATGTTCATTCACTTGATTCAAGTATTCCAATATCTTCAAAATTTACAAAGTTAACCAACTAAATATCATCATGAAATAAGTAAGATTTTATGTCTACACAAAGGTCATACAAGCTAAAGGAAACACCTAGAAGTACTCACAAAGTTACCTTGTGCACGAAGCAAAATTCAGAAAAGGGCTGACTAacactcagttcgcttaagcgacgagtggctcgcttaagcgaccagctcaCACAAGGTTGAGGTCCTcgctcgctcacggttcgctcgCAGTTCGCTTAGGCGAACACAATGTCGTATCTAAATTAATTCTACGCTTACTGCTCGCtcactggtcgcttaagcgacctggctTCAGCAAAATCTGGGTAGCGATCGTGATCGCTCGCTTAAGCGATgggatgttcgcttaagcgaccactcatctgggcagggtaacagctacgattttcagacttctcctcactccaaaaacccaattttaatcccctgatcacccaaaatgttttccTGAAATGTTTACGAGTCCTATATGCAACCAGACATCAAAGAAACAGCAAAttagcatcaacaacaacaattaactcCAATCAAACATTCATTCAGAACTTCCAACATTCATctatcatattctattttcacTTCAAATTATGATCAATATCAACATTATAGATTAGGAAATCATACTAATCATCAAATACAACATTATAAACCTGATTCTTACACATTTTCTTCAGAATCatcattaaccctaaatttcccaattttaccttaagaacagttaaattgattaatttttcagaaatcatatattagaactattgaaagataatcccacccttaccttagaattgtaAAGATAAAGTGCAGCAAGTCAATTCCTAagctcttctctcttggtcttctcccttgcCTAGCTTTTTCCTCTCccacttgttttcacgttaaaactgtttctgacttttctttccttaacttctcaaaactataacttcccctttttcattaaaacctcccttattattattaatttctaattaatccctaacctcttaaataattctattatttttattattctatttatattaaataagttatacaaataaatactacacactacataaatcacataaattaattaaaaacacccAAAAGACTCTAaacaattctaaaaataataaaataacaactagggcgttacaactctccccaacttagagaatttcgtcctcgaaatcttacctcaaacaaacaactcagggtATGACTCTTGCATCTTACTTTCTAGTTCCCAAGTtaaactttcaccagttgctccaccccaaacaactcttacaagaggtatctctttacccctcaaagacttcacctttcgatcatcaatcctcaaaggtaaggtctccaccgtcaggttatctctaacttgcacatcatctctcggaataacatgcgaaggatctagtacatacttccgcaactgtgacacatgaaacacgtcatgcaaattcgaaagatgaggtggTAATCCAACTCTATACGCCacagttccaactctttctgaaatctgataaggaccgatgaactttggagtcaactttctcgacttcaatgcacgtcctacgcccgtcataggagtaaccctcagaaaaacatggtcaccttcctgaaactcaaggtttttcctacgcttgtcatgatagctcttttgtcgactctgcgacgctttcatcttctctctaatcatcttgactttctctgtagtctcatgaaccaattCCGGTCCCAAAACAACACTTTCTCCCGACTCGAACCaacataaaggagtcctacacttccgaccatataaagcttcgaatggtgccataccaatactcgaatggtaactgttgttgtatgtgaattctatcaatggtagatgactatcccaagctccaccctgcTCAAGTACACATACCCTTAGCAAATCCTCTAAAGATTGGATTGTCCTCTCCAACTGACCATcagtctgcggatgataagctgAACTCAATTTCAATTTCGAACCCAACGCATCTTGTAAACTTCTCCAAAATCTCGAAGTAAACCTTGGGTCTCTATCTGACACTATACTCGACGGAACCCCATGCAATTTCACAATATTCTGAATGTagatctccgccaactgagctactggataactaatattaatcggaatgaagtgcgccgacttcgtcaacctatctaCTACAACCCATATCGAATCATGTCCTCTCGGAGTATTaggtaaacttgtcacaaaatccatagaaatgctatcccatttccactccggtacatccaacggtgtcaacaaacCTGCGGGCCTCTGATGTTCAACTTTAGACTTCtggcaagtcaaacatgcatacacaaacctAGCGACATCCctcttcaaaccagaccaccaaaacaacttcttcaagtcttgatacatttttgtagctcccgggtgaatactcaagttgctcttatgactttcttctaaaatcaacttcttcaattcCTCATTGTCAGGGATACAAATTCTGCCTctaaatctcaacacaccttgttcATCCACTTTGAAATCACTCTCCTCGGCTTGATTACTCATAACCATCAAAtccacaaacttaacatcaacttgttgtgcttctctgatactatccaagaaatcactattgatcttcaacatacccaactgcaCACTTTGAGATGATAATTCACACACGAGACTCAAGTCCCTAAACTGTTCTAGCAATTCGAATTCCTTTACCATCAAGGCCGACAtgtgcaatgtcttcctactcaacgcATCTACaactacattagctttacctggatggtagttcaagccaaaatcataatcctttaataactcaagccatctcctctgcctcatgttcaattctttttggtcaaacagatatttcaaacttttgtggtcactaaacacttcaaatcttgaaccatacaaatagtgtctccaaatcttcaaaacaaataccactgcagccaactccaaatcatgcgtaggataattcttttcatgaactctcagatgcctagaagcataagctaccaccttaccatcttgcatcaacacacctcctaaaccaaacttggaagcatcacaataaactacaaaaggttcttccggctttggcaaaatcaaaataggagcagttgtcaatctttgcttcaactcattgaaactactctcacactgagcatcccatacGAAAGATTTCCCTTTGcaagtcaactgagtcaacggaagtgccaactttgaaaatccttctatgaatctacggtaataaccagccaaacccaagaaacttctgatttcggtcaccgacttcggagtttCCCACtgagatactgcatcaactttcgaaGGATCAACCGCGATACCATTACCAGAAATAACGTGGCCtaggaaactcacttcacttaaccagaactcgcacttcgacaacttggcatacaactttctctctttcaaaatttgcaacacAATCTTCAGGTGTTCGGCGTGTTCCTCTTCAGTTTTagaatagattaaaatatcatctataaa from Medicago truncatula cultivar Jemalong A17 chromosome 8, MtrunA17r5.0-ANR, whole genome shotgun sequence includes the following:
- the LOC120577280 gene encoding LOW QUALITY PROTEIN: glucose-6-phosphate 1-dehydrogenase, chloroplastic-like (The sequence of the model RefSeq protein was modified relative to this genomic sequence to represent the inferred CDS: inserted 2 bases in 1 codon), giving the protein MDYFLKRCFYHSGLYNSEEDFLDLDSKLKEKEGGRLSNRLFYLSIPPNIFVDVVRCASLKASSKNGWTRVIVEKPFGRDSESSSELTRRLKQYLTEDQIFRFDHYLGKELVENLSVLRFSNLVFEPLWSRNYIRNVQLIFSEDFGTEARGGYFDNYGIIRDIMQNHLVQILALFAIEPPVSLDAEDIRNEKVKVLRSMRPIQLEDVVVGQYKGHSKGGRSYPAYIDDSTVPMGSLTPTFAAAALFIGNARWDGVPFLMKAGKALHTKRAEIRVQXHVPGNLYKRNFGTDLDKATNEVVLRVQPDEAIYLKINNKVPGLGMRLDRSDLNLLYRSRYAREIPDAYERLLLDAIEGERRLFIRSDELDAAWALFTPLLKEIENKKIAPELYPYGSRGPVGAYYLAAKHNVRWGDLGGAD
- the LOC25480788 gene encoding uncharacterized protein, whose product is MVLTIPFAEGFRFDNRRCICPNRPGVDDIPTSVMVDPVKKKLWFAFYNAFEKIWWAQDEVKALDELKVAAVAAFQEAQNALDKALASEKKEELEAVRAMPTDMVPGAVERRRKKNGMRKRKREKREEVEADRAVAADTGSSDDERRGKKNEMTERKRKKLSY